The Terriglobia bacterium genome includes the window TATAGTGACAGTCGCTATTCTTGTCAAGAAGAAAGTGAAGCAGGTGTTCCGATGTTGAGTGCAAAAAAATTCCTGTCGCGCTTCTTCTCTTATCGCTTTGAGTGAATTTCAAGTCCGCTCGCCGGGCTTTGATGTCATCTGGAAGCGACAAAGCGCGAGCATCCTTTCCTGCATCGAAGTAAACTGAAAGTGAGGACGAATCAAATGGGTCAACGGGAACGAGCAGGTCGGACCAACGGTCTGGTGGCCGCATTAACAGCGGCCCTCGTGCTTGTGCTGCTTTTCTCCACTCTGCCGGCTCCTGCGGCGCAGGAGGACCAGCAGGCAACCGGGCCGGTCCTTAAAGTGACGACGGAAGCCGTTAACGTCTATGCCGTGGTGCGGGACAAAAACCATCGGCTTGTGCCCGATCTCACCCAGGATGATTTTGAAATCAAAGAAGACAACATTCCGCAGAAGATTACCTACTTCACGCGCGAAACAGACACTCCACTCACTCTCGCGATTATGGTTGACACCAGTCCGAGCCAGGAAAGGGTCCTGGACGTGGAACAGCGCGAGGCGAAGAATTTTCTGAGGCAGGTGTTACGGCCCAAGGACCTCGCGTGCGTCATCCATTTCGATTTGGAAGTCGAACTCCTGCAGGATTTCACGGCCGAACTTCGCCCGCTGGAGAGCGCCATCGACGAAACCGTCATCAACGGCGGCGGGCATGGTGTGCTGCCTGGGCCGCTGCCTGCCAGCAATGTCGGAGGCACGCACCTTTACGATTCGATCTATCTCGCAGCCAACGAACTGATGAGCCACGAAGTTGGACGCAAGGTGCTGATCCTTCTCACCGACGGCGAGGACCAGGGAAGTAAAGAAAATCTGAACCAGGCCATCGAGGCGGCGCAGAAATCCGATTGCATCATTTA containing:
- a CDS encoding VWA domain-containing protein; amino-acid sequence: MGQRERAGRTNGLVAALTAALVLVLLFSTLPAPAAQEDQQATGPVLKVTTEAVNVYAVVRDKNHRLVPDLTQDDFEIKEDNIPQKITYFTRETDTPLTLAIMVDTSPSQERVLDVEQREAKNFLRQVLRPKDLACVIHFDLEVELLQDFTAELRPLESAIDETVINGGGHGVLPGPLPASNVGGTHLYDSIYLAANELMSHEVGRKVLILLTDGEDQGSKENLNQAIEAAQKSDCIIYAVDIVDRAFYGFGGMGFNGDAVLRKMCEQTGGDVIKVTKIRDTSAAFQRIADELRTQYLLGYTPSNPRTDPGFRKIKVRVTRGDYKVQTRSGYYPHS